The region AAATTAAGAGAAGTATTAGATGAGGCTACTGATAAGTGGGGAGTCAGGATAACCAGAGTCGAAATCAAAAAAATAGATCCGCCTCAGGATATAATGGAAGCAATGAGTAAGCAGATGAAGGCAGAGAGAACTAAAAGGGCTGTAATTTTAGAGGCAGAAGGTTATAGGGAGGCAGAAATAACAAAAGCTGAGGGAGATAGAAATGCAGCAATATTAAGAGCAGAGGGAGAGGCTGAATCAGTTAAGAAAATAGCAGAAGCAGAGAAATTCAAACTTAGTACTGAAGCGGACGGTGAAGCAGAAGCCATCTCAAAGGTTTTTGAAGCAATACATAAAGGTCATCCTACAAATGAACTTATTGCCATAAGGTATTTAGAGTCTTTGAAGGCAATCTCTGATGGAAAAGCGACTAAAATATTTATGCCATATGAAATTTCTAGTATTTTAAGTACTGTAGCGGGAATAGCAGAAATTTCTAAAGATAATATTTCTGAAGGTAACTAAAACGTAAAGAGGTAAATATGATTTTTTTAGAGATTTTATTGCTCAATACAATAGCAATCATATCTGCTTTTTATATTATTAAATTTCTTATTTTAAGAAATTATCAAATTTTTGCTTTTATTCAATTATTTAATATATACGGAGCAATGTCTTTTGTTCTTTTATTTTCATATTTAAGGTTCTTAACAGGTTATATAATAGTTCTTGAGTTGCTTACTTTTCTCGTTTTACTGTTCTTTTATATTAGGGCATTTGATGCAGCAAATAAAAAGTATCATGAAAGATTTAAAGTTATAATCTTATCGTTTGGTTATACCAAAAAGACTTATTTCAATAACTTCTTATCAAAAAAAATATTAGCAAGAGGGTTCGAAGCTTATCTTGTAGGTTTAGGCTTTTGTTATTTAGTGAATAAATTGTTTTCTTTGCTATATTGGCCTTTGAATCCCGCAATTGCAGTGATACCTTCGATCTTATTTTTTTTAGCTTCTGTTATTAAAGTAAGTAAAAATAACAAAGTATATAAATTTTTAATATAGACTAAATAATAAAATGTTAAAATACCCATAGGGGGTATATTAAATCTAAAAAATGATAAATTACAAAAATTATAATGTAGATAAAACACTCGGAGGTTTAAAAAATGGAGAAATTATTAGATAAAGAAACACGAATTAAGGTACAAGAAATTCTGGAAAACATGGAAGACAATGTTCAGTTAGTTCTAATTAAAGGTAATAATGATTATTCTGAAATTTTAGAACAATTATTGTTGGAATTGACAGAATTAAATGATTTGATTGATGTTAAAGTTTTTTCAGCAGATTCCTTTGATTACGATACGTATGAAGTAGAGAAAGATTTACTTCCTGCAATGTTCATTCTTGATAGCGAAGGTATCGATTATGGAATAAGGTTTTATGGAGTGCCTGGAGGACACGAGTTTATCACATTGTTACAAGATATTTTAATTGTATCTACCAAAAAAATTATGGATTTTAGTGAAGATAACATCGAAAAAATAAAAAGTATAGATAAGGAAATTAGAATTAGAGTTTTTGTTACTCCTACCTGTCCTTATTGTCCAAGAGCTGTGTTAGCTGCACATCAAACAGCAGTCATTAACTCAAACATAATTGGAGAAATGATAGAGGCAAACGAATTTGAAGAATTATCTGTAAAATATGATATTAAATCTGTGCCTCATACTGTAATTGAGGTAAAAGAAAATGGGATATGGGTAATGAAAAACGAATTTATTGGCGCTTATCCTCAAAATAACTATATTCTTGAAGTTCTAAAAGCCATAGAATAATAAAACAGAGTGCATCAACTACATTAACAATTATTAAGGTTAAAATGAATAAAACTTGTTTCTTTGATCTCATTTTTATCTTTTACAATGTCCGATTTATAACATATATTGTTGTTTTTGTAGGTTAGGAAGGAGGAAGCCCAGTGTTTTTTAATGTTGAGTCAGTTAATATAAATAATAAAATTAAAGAACAATACGATATAGTAATAATTGGAGGAG is a window of Defluviitoga tunisiensis DNA encoding:
- a CDS encoding SPFH domain-containing protein; translation: MLVVLIIVVIFLIIVVSMSLKIIRPYEKGLIERLGKFHKMAEPGLNFIVPFIERLIKVDLREMLIDVPPQEVITRDNVIVTVDAIIYYEITDAYRVTYNVAEFIPAAIKLAQTNLRNVIGELELDQTLTSRERINTKLREVLDEATDKWGVRITRVEIKKIDPPQDIMEAMSKQMKAERTKRAVILEAEGYREAEITKAEGDRNAAILRAEGEAESVKKIAEAEKFKLSTEADGEAEAISKVFEAIHKGHPTNELIAIRYLESLKAISDGKATKIFMPYEISSILSTVAGIAEISKDNISEGN
- the pdo gene encoding protein disulfide oxidoreductase, with protein sequence MEKLLDKETRIKVQEILENMEDNVQLVLIKGNNDYSEILEQLLLELTELNDLIDVKVFSADSFDYDTYEVEKDLLPAMFILDSEGIDYGIRFYGVPGGHEFITLLQDILIVSTKKIMDFSEDNIEKIKSIDKEIRIRVFVTPTCPYCPRAVLAAHQTAVINSNIIGEMIEANEFEELSVKYDIKSVPHTVIEVKENGIWVMKNEFIGAYPQNNYILEVLKAIE